The following coding sequences are from one Microbacterium sp. SORGH_AS_0969 window:
- a CDS encoding glutaredoxin domain-containing protein has product MSSDAPIRMFGADWCRDCIRTKKQLDDLGIAYEYVDLVADPAAADVAKEISGRTSIPVVVYPDSSHHVEPSNADVEAKLRELSLI; this is encoded by the coding sequence ATGTCCTCTGACGCTCCCATCCGCATGTTCGGCGCCGACTGGTGCCGCGATTGCATCCGCACGAAGAAGCAGCTCGACGACCTCGGCATCGCCTACGAGTACGTCGACCTCGTGGCCGACCCCGCCGCCGCCGACGTGGCGAAGGAGATCTCGGGCCGGACGAGCATCCCGGTCGTGGTGTACCCCGACTCGAGCCACCACGTCGAGCCGAGCAACGCCGACGTCGAGGCGAAGCTGCGCGAACTGTCGCTGATCTGA
- a CDS encoding ROK family transcriptional regulator, translating to MRESMPGETTGVSTPSLVLDVIRTRGPISRIELAAATGLTPATMTNAVRHLIDQKLVMSVGHSESTGGKRRELLDVNPTTRYGLGVQLGPESVQVVVANLWGAVVGRIGVAGAADADPNDIVASVAAAVTELLAATSLGDGLVEGLCVAVPGPHDDAGAILDTPSLAALEGFPLRSALEAATGLDVRLESAALLSAAGEVWTGAAADSRALAVIHLDGELGAGIVVDGRLVRGSRGRAGDIRHLPNDPAGPPCRCGQRGCLGVVATPHAIVKSYVDEAGTALTADRIAARAGTDPLAARAIDEAVAAFSRGVVAFADVLDLDRLVLSGRGYGRLLDRYLDGVRDHARALGRTNLVVAVSANQRDAGAVAAAGSVLRDHVDAR from the coding sequence GTGAGAGAAAGTATGCCGGGAGAGACGACCGGCGTCTCCACGCCGTCGCTGGTGCTCGACGTCATCCGCACGCGTGGTCCGATCAGCCGCATCGAGCTCGCCGCCGCGACGGGCCTCACCCCCGCGACGATGACGAACGCCGTGCGCCACCTGATCGACCAAAAGCTCGTCATGTCGGTGGGTCACAGCGAGTCCACCGGGGGGAAGCGCCGCGAGCTGCTCGACGTCAACCCGACGACGCGCTACGGCCTCGGGGTGCAGCTCGGTCCTGAATCGGTGCAGGTCGTCGTGGCCAACCTCTGGGGTGCCGTCGTCGGCCGCATCGGCGTGGCCGGCGCGGCGGACGCAGACCCGAACGACATCGTCGCCTCCGTGGCCGCAGCCGTCACCGAGCTGCTCGCGGCGACATCGCTGGGTGATGGACTCGTCGAGGGTCTGTGCGTCGCCGTGCCCGGGCCGCACGACGACGCGGGAGCGATCCTCGATACGCCCTCTCTCGCCGCGTTGGAGGGGTTCCCCCTCCGGTCCGCGCTGGAGGCGGCGACGGGCCTGGACGTCCGGCTCGAGAGCGCCGCGCTCCTCTCCGCCGCCGGCGAAGTGTGGACGGGCGCGGCGGCCGACTCGCGCGCCCTGGCTGTCATCCATCTCGATGGGGAGCTCGGTGCGGGGATCGTCGTCGACGGGCGTCTCGTCCGCGGGTCGCGCGGACGCGCGGGCGACATCCGGCACCTTCCCAACGATCCGGCCGGCCCCCCGTGTCGCTGCGGCCAGCGGGGGTGTCTCGGCGTCGTGGCGACACCCCACGCGATCGTGAAGAGCTACGTCGACGAAGCGGGAACCGCCCTGACCGCCGATCGCATCGCCGCGCGCGCGGGCACGGACCCCCTCGCCGCTCGGGCGATCGACGAGGCGGTGGCCGCTTTCAGCCGGGGAGTGGTCGCTTTCGCCGACGTGCTCGACCTCGACCGGCTCGTGCTCTCGGGCCGCGGCTACGGCCGGCTTCTCGATCGCTACCTCGACGGCGTGCGTGACCACGCGCGCGCCCTCGGCCGCACGAATCTCGTCGTCGCGGTCTCGGCGAACCAGCGAGACGCGGGCGCGGTCGCCGCCGCCGGTTCCGTTCTGCGCGACCACGTCGACGCGCGCTGA
- a CDS encoding kynureninase, whose amino-acid sequence MTAAFASEAAALDAADPLAQNRDAFVGAETSLIYFDGNSLGRPPRATAERLARFVEDEWGGRLIRGWDESWMQLPFEIGDRIGAAALGAAAGQTVIGDSTTVLLYKLLRAALDAQMAADPDRVEIVVGRDDFPTDRYLVEGIAAERGARVVWVEVDTTRGVEPGLLRAVVGPRTAVVLLSHVSYRSGFLADGAELTRIAQDAGALVLWDLCHSAGSVPVELDAWGTDLAVGCTYKYLNGGPGSPAFAYVATRHHDTLAQPVQGWMGAADVFSMGPEYRPATGMRRFLSGTPPILGMIAMQDTLDLLETAGIAAVREKSVALTEFALRVSDGILSPLDVRVASPRDAAERGGHVTLSHPAMRAVTARLWTQDVLPDYRDPGGLRIGLSPLSTSFAEVLTGLEAVAEALRAEA is encoded by the coding sequence GTGACGGCCGCTTTCGCGTCCGAGGCGGCAGCTCTCGACGCCGCCGACCCCCTCGCGCAGAACCGCGACGCCTTCGTCGGCGCCGAGACGTCGCTGATCTACTTCGACGGCAACTCCCTCGGGCGGCCTCCGCGGGCGACCGCGGAGCGTCTCGCGCGCTTCGTCGAAGACGAGTGGGGCGGTCGCCTCATCCGGGGCTGGGACGAGTCCTGGATGCAGCTGCCGTTCGAGATCGGTGACCGCATCGGCGCCGCAGCCCTGGGCGCTGCCGCAGGCCAGACCGTCATCGGCGATTCGACGACGGTGCTCCTCTACAAGCTCCTGCGTGCCGCCCTGGACGCGCAGATGGCCGCCGACCCCGACCGCGTCGAGATCGTCGTCGGCCGCGACGACTTCCCGACCGATCGGTACCTGGTCGAGGGCATCGCCGCAGAACGCGGGGCGCGCGTGGTGTGGGTCGAGGTCGACACGACGCGCGGCGTCGAACCGGGGCTCCTCCGCGCGGTGGTCGGCCCCCGCACGGCGGTCGTCCTGCTGAGCCACGTGTCGTATCGCTCGGGGTTCCTCGCCGACGGGGCCGAGCTGACACGCATCGCGCAGGATGCCGGAGCGCTCGTGCTGTGGGACCTGTGCCACTCGGCGGGTTCGGTGCCGGTCGAGCTCGACGCGTGGGGCACCGATCTCGCCGTCGGGTGCACCTATAAGTACCTCAACGGCGGACCCGGGTCCCCCGCCTTCGCCTACGTCGCCACGCGCCACCACGACACCCTCGCCCAGCCGGTCCAGGGGTGGATGGGGGCGGCCGATGTCTTCTCGATGGGCCCGGAGTACCGGCCCGCGACGGGGATGCGCCGCTTCCTCTCGGGGACGCCGCCGATCCTCGGCATGATCGCGATGCAGGACACGCTCGACCTCCTCGAAACGGCGGGGATCGCCGCCGTGCGTGAGAAGTCCGTCGCGCTCACCGAGTTCGCTCTGCGCGTGAGCGATGGCATCCTGTCTCCCCTCGACGTCCGTGTCGCCTCACCGCGGGACGCGGCGGAGCGGGGCGGGCACGTGACGCTCTCGCACCCGGCGATGCGCGCGGTCACCGCCCGCCTGTGGACGCAGGACGTCCTGCCCGACTACCGCGATCCGGGGGGACTGCGCATCGGCCTGTCACCGCTGTCGACGAGCTTCGCCGAGGTGCTCACGGGCCTCGAGGCGGTCGCCGAGGCGTTACGCGCCGAGGCCTGA
- a CDS encoding polysaccharide deacetylase family protein: MLIAGGVTAFALTRGASTPTADGTTAPSVEDTPTPTPTPKTASEQLLATTTDPKACAVSFAGDGIALAPQLQTQDTLYAALPLPQADGRVFAGWYETAADAAAMTLPARVNGSDVVTCTAQEKTLHAGWTTPDANAAEDASIPILMYHQFTTKPEGEDNWLRLNYAYIGDFDAQMAYIQEGGFYLPTWDELSAFIDGKVFLPKHSVIITDDDADSTWLELAAPIVDKRHLLTTSFVITSARTEPTPNRFVLQRSHTHDMHRAGENGKGRMVNDDADTIAADLEQSATILGAKEVVAYPFGHYNDTTKEGVRKAGFELGRTIENGYVRIGTDKLALPVIRMNYGMTVDDLKDAIG, translated from the coding sequence TGACACGCGGAGCATCGACTCCCACCGCGGACGGCACGACCGCACCCTCGGTCGAAGACACCCCGACCCCGACGCCGACACCCAAGACGGCATCGGAGCAGCTCCTGGCGACGACGACCGACCCGAAAGCGTGCGCGGTGTCCTTCGCGGGCGACGGGATCGCTCTCGCCCCGCAGTTGCAGACACAGGACACGCTGTACGCGGCTCTGCCCCTCCCCCAGGCCGACGGTCGCGTGTTCGCCGGCTGGTACGAGACCGCCGCGGACGCCGCCGCCATGACGCTTCCCGCCCGGGTGAACGGGTCCGATGTCGTCACGTGCACCGCGCAAGAGAAGACGTTGCACGCCGGCTGGACGACGCCCGACGCGAACGCGGCCGAGGATGCCAGCATCCCGATCTTGATGTACCACCAGTTCACGACGAAGCCCGAGGGCGAAGACAACTGGCTGCGCCTCAACTACGCCTACATCGGCGACTTCGACGCGCAAATGGCCTACATCCAGGAGGGCGGCTTCTACCTGCCCACCTGGGATGAGCTCAGCGCCTTCATCGACGGCAAGGTGTTCCTCCCCAAGCACTCGGTCATCATCACCGACGATGACGCCGACAGCACGTGGCTCGAACTCGCCGCCCCCATCGTCGACAAGCGCCACCTGCTCACGACATCGTTCGTCATCACCTCGGCCCGCACCGAGCCGACCCCGAACCGCTTCGTGCTCCAGCGCTCCCACACGCACGACATGCACCGCGCGGGCGAGAACGGCAAGGGGCGGATGGTGAACGACGACGCCGACACGATCGCCGCCGACCTCGAGCAGTCCGCGACGATCCTCGGGGCGAAAGAGGTCGTCGCGTACCCGTTCGGTCACTACAACGACACGACGAAGGAAGGGGTGCGCAAAGCCGGCTTCGAACTGGGGCGCACCATCGAGAACGGGTACGTGCGCATCGGCACCGACAAGCTCGCTCTTCCGGTCATCCGGATGAACTACGGGATGACCGTCGACGACCTGAAGGATGCCATCGGCTGA
- a CDS encoding dehydrogenase produces MSDPIPTTTSPADAAGTGAVPIAHAAAECPKCFTELQSDRDWWRARPAGSRLVGLVVSRPGMPSVVQQRDDLTRFGVPIEGFRHPAPETLEGWAARLDRFFSTLTRGDVLVVTSARSLGVTRDDETRAVAELRQRGVMVKVLSHGERHLHDAVAPL; encoded by the coding sequence ATGAGCGATCCGATCCCGACGACGACGTCACCCGCGGATGCCGCCGGGACCGGCGCCGTGCCCATCGCGCACGCCGCGGCTGAGTGTCCGAAGTGCTTCACCGAGCTGCAGAGCGACCGCGACTGGTGGCGCGCCCGCCCGGCCGGGTCGCGCCTCGTGGGTTTGGTGGTCTCGCGACCCGGGATGCCCAGTGTCGTCCAGCAGCGCGATGACCTCACCCGTTTCGGCGTGCCGATCGAGGGCTTCCGGCACCCGGCCCCCGAAACGCTCGAGGGGTGGGCAGCGCGCCTGGACCGGTTCTTCAGCACGCTGACGCGCGGTGACGTGCTCGTCGTGACGAGCGCTCGCTCTCTCGGGGTGACGCGCGACGACGAGACGCGGGCGGTCGCCGAGCTCCGCCAACGGGGCGTGATGGTGAAGGTCCTCTCGCACGGGGAGCGTCACCTGCACGATGCGGTCGCACCCCTCTGA
- a CDS encoding LacI family DNA-binding transcriptional regulator, with the protein MMVEPAPPSALRRSVGLVLRRPVRQLGVEAFYSDFMSGLEEVLTEHRRPFVLQVVPDLDEELDAYQRWAQSGRVAGVVLVDILEQHDPRLELADRLGFASVALAHPNDAPDHAVVWVDDEAPMQTAVEYLRELGHTRIGRVSGPDDLAHTIRRTHAFEAVAARLGLDARIEVGDFTAAGGVAAVDRLVAGANAPTAIVFDNDVMAASAASALTSRGVDVPGELSLLAWDDSVLCRSTVPSLSAMARDIALLGERAGTAILQALGHDAQPVMTAPSPELIVRDSTARAR; encoded by the coding sequence ATGATGGTCGAGCCCGCACCCCCCTCCGCTCTGCGGCGCTCCGTCGGCCTGGTGCTCCGGCGCCCCGTGCGTCAGCTCGGCGTCGAAGCCTTCTACAGCGACTTCATGAGCGGGCTCGAGGAGGTGCTCACCGAGCACCGTCGCCCCTTCGTGCTGCAGGTCGTGCCCGACCTCGACGAAGAGCTCGACGCGTATCAACGCTGGGCGCAGTCGGGTCGGGTCGCGGGGGTGGTACTGGTCGACATCCTCGAGCAGCACGACCCCCGGCTCGAGCTCGCCGACCGTCTCGGATTCGCGAGCGTCGCCCTGGCCCACCCCAACGACGCTCCCGACCACGCGGTCGTGTGGGTCGACGACGAGGCGCCCATGCAGACCGCCGTGGAGTACCTGCGCGAACTCGGCCACACGCGCATCGGACGAGTCTCGGGCCCGGACGACCTCGCCCACACGATCCGCCGCACGCACGCCTTCGAGGCGGTGGCGGCGCGTCTGGGCCTCGACGCCCGCATCGAGGTCGGCGACTTCACCGCTGCCGGGGGCGTCGCCGCCGTCGATCGCCTGGTGGCGGGCGCGAACGCCCCGACCGCGATCGTCTTCGACAACGACGTGATGGCCGCGTCCGCGGCATCCGCTCTCACCTCGCGCGGGGTCGACGTGCCGGGTGAGCTGTCGCTGCTCGCCTGGGACGATTCGGTGCTGTGCCGCTCGACGGTGCCGTCGCTCAGCGCGATGGCCCGTGACATCGCTCTCTTGGGAGAGCGCGCGGGGACGGCGATCCTGCAGGCGCTCGGGCACGACGCCCAGCCGGTGATGACCGCTCCGTCACCGGAACTGATCGTGCGCGACTCGACGGCTCGGGCGCGCTGA
- a CDS encoding sodium:proton antiporter — MTEPLLIVVAGVVVVALVTVIAPRFNVAGPLVLMAIGLGVSLLPFFPPFVLDPEVILVGVLPPLLYSAAVQLPAIEFRRDFVPIAGLSVLLVVLSSVVLGLFFWAVIPDVGLALGIALGAILSPTDAVATSIAKRLGIAPRVVTTLEGESLLNDATALVLLRTAVAALASGFAFGDAVGNFAWGVFLALLFGAVVGWGNLRLRERVTNSAANTALSFTIPFIAYLPTEHFGGSGLVAAVVAGIVTGQGAARRFTPEQRLSDRVNWRTIELLLEGGVFLVFGLELKDIVISNLRENEGLWHGAWLALSALGIALAVRAVYVTGLIWVQGRRSRDLARHRWRVDAAQQRLDRFEDAYRNDPASLSGRADDPARAARRIGWMRSRIARTVADLDYYRDTPLGWRHGVVIVWAGMRGVVTLAAAQTLPRDGVTDRPLLIFVAFLVALLSLVLQGVTLPAVVRAVGLGGEGGEGPSREEQRALDAELRDAAVSALRSGSLTRRNGESFPAEIIDRAGSRLTEPPDEEATARVRDLLQLRLASIEVMRDRLNDLASDGRYSTAALRHGPRGARRRPNQPRVAHRRRGR; from the coding sequence GTGACCGAACCCCTCTTGATCGTGGTGGCCGGTGTCGTCGTGGTGGCGCTGGTGACGGTGATCGCGCCGCGCTTCAACGTCGCCGGGCCGCTGGTGCTCATGGCGATCGGGCTCGGGGTGAGCCTGCTGCCGTTCTTCCCGCCGTTCGTCCTCGACCCGGAGGTCATCCTGGTCGGGGTCCTCCCGCCGCTGCTGTATTCGGCGGCGGTGCAGTTGCCGGCCATCGAGTTCCGCCGAGATTTCGTCCCGATCGCGGGGCTCTCGGTCCTCCTCGTCGTGCTGAGCTCGGTGGTGCTCGGACTCTTCTTCTGGGCGGTCATCCCCGATGTCGGTCTCGCCCTCGGCATCGCCCTCGGCGCGATCCTCAGTCCCACGGATGCCGTCGCCACCTCGATCGCGAAACGACTCGGGATCGCGCCACGCGTCGTCACCACCCTCGAGGGCGAGAGCCTGCTCAACGACGCCACCGCGCTGGTGCTGTTGCGCACCGCGGTGGCGGCTCTGGCATCCGGATTCGCCTTCGGCGACGCCGTCGGCAACTTTGCATGGGGTGTCTTCCTCGCCCTGCTGTTCGGCGCGGTCGTCGGGTGGGGCAACCTGCGCCTGCGCGAGCGGGTGACGAACTCGGCGGCCAACACCGCGCTCAGCTTCACCATTCCGTTCATCGCCTATCTGCCGACGGAGCACTTCGGCGGATCGGGACTGGTCGCGGCGGTCGTCGCGGGGATCGTGACCGGCCAGGGCGCCGCACGACGGTTCACGCCGGAACAACGACTGAGCGACCGCGTCAACTGGCGCACGATCGAGCTGCTCCTCGAGGGCGGAGTGTTCCTCGTCTTCGGCCTCGAGCTGAAAGACATCGTCATCAGCAACCTGCGCGAGAACGAAGGTCTGTGGCACGGCGCGTGGCTGGCGCTGTCGGCCCTCGGGATCGCACTGGCGGTCCGCGCCGTGTACGTCACAGGTCTGATCTGGGTGCAGGGCCGACGCAGCCGCGACCTGGCACGCCACCGATGGCGGGTGGATGCCGCCCAGCAACGACTCGACCGCTTCGAAGACGCGTACCGCAACGACCCCGCGAGCCTCTCGGGTCGGGCCGACGACCCCGCTCGCGCGGCCCGGCGGATCGGCTGGATGCGCTCGCGCATCGCCCGCACGGTCGCCGACCTCGACTACTACCGCGACACGCCCCTGGGCTGGCGACACGGCGTCGTGATCGTGTGGGCAGGGATGCGCGGCGTCGTCACGCTCGCCGCCGCGCAGACTCTCCCGCGCGACGGGGTGACCGACCGACCGCTGCTCATCTTCGTGGCGTTCCTCGTCGCGCTGCTGAGCCTCGTCCTGCAAGGCGTCACACTCCCCGCGGTCGTGCGGGCAGTAGGCCTGGGAGGCGAGGGCGGCGAAGGGCCGTCGCGCGAGGAGCAACGAGCGCTCGACGCGGAGCTTCGGGATGCCGCGGTCTCGGCGCTGCGCTCGGGCTCGCTCACCCGACGGAACGGTGAGAGCTTCCCCGCCGAGATCATCGACCGCGCCGGATCACGACTGACCGAACCGCCCGACGAGGAAGCGACCGCGCGCGTGCGGGACCTGCTGCAGTTGCGCCTCGCGTCGATCGAGGTGATGCGCGACCGCCTCAACGATCTCGCGAGCGACGGCCGCTACAGCACGGCCGCCCTGCGTCACGGCCCTCGCGGAGCTCGACGCCGACCAAATCAGCCTCGAGTTGCGCATCGACGACGAGGACGTTGA
- a CDS encoding glycosyltransferase family 2 protein yields the protein MILSVIVPTFNEGPNVAELVRRTAAALPGRDIEIIFVDDSTDDTPEIIRGVAQNAPVPVRLIHRDAPQGGLGGAVVEGIKAAASDFCVVMDGDLQHPPEVIADLLARAEVGDAEVVVASRYVDGGTSDGLANAVRTMVSRASTLLTKAMFPKKLHNCSDPMTGFFLIDRRSLDIEELRPRGFKILLEILARKQMRVAEVPFDFAPRFAGESKASFSQGMRFITQLTMLRFGRMSAFAVVGGLGAVANLAIMWGLQTVGVQYLVAAVIASVLTIIANFIALEYLVFADMREESGLMRHRFIKSFTFNGIEAIVRIPVIWLLVNEAHIQSVLAAALTLIAAFIIRFVFHALVVYAPKKAQAAPAVAAVREPLEDELAA from the coding sequence ATGATCCTTTCCGTCATCGTTCCGACCTTCAACGAAGGTCCGAACGTCGCCGAACTCGTTCGACGGACGGCGGCCGCGCTCCCGGGTCGTGACATCGAGATCATCTTCGTCGACGACTCCACCGACGACACCCCCGAGATCATCCGCGGTGTCGCGCAGAACGCGCCGGTCCCGGTGCGGCTGATCCACCGCGATGCGCCCCAGGGCGGACTCGGCGGCGCGGTCGTCGAGGGCATCAAGGCCGCGGCATCCGATTTCTGCGTCGTCATGGACGGCGACCTGCAGCACCCGCCGGAGGTCATCGCCGATCTGCTCGCGCGCGCCGAGGTGGGCGACGCAGAGGTGGTGGTCGCCTCGCGCTACGTCGACGGCGGCACCTCCGACGGCCTCGCGAACGCCGTGCGCACGATGGTCTCGCGCGCCTCGACGCTGCTCACCAAGGCGATGTTCCCGAAGAAGCTGCACAACTGCTCCGACCCGATGACGGGCTTCTTCCTCATCGACCGCCGCTCGCTCGACATCGAGGAACTGCGCCCGCGCGGCTTCAAGATCCTGCTCGAGATCCTCGCGCGCAAGCAGATGCGCGTCGCCGAGGTGCCGTTCGACTTCGCTCCCCGCTTCGCGGGCGAGAGCAAGGCCTCGTTCAGCCAGGGCATGCGCTTCATCACGCAACTGACCATGCTCCGCTTCGGCCGCATGTCGGCCTTCGCCGTCGTCGGCGGCCTCGGAGCCGTGGCAAACCTCGCGATCATGTGGGGTCTGCAGACCGTCGGCGTGCAGTACCTCGTCGCCGCGGTCATTGCGAGCGTGCTGACCATCATCGCCAACTTCATCGCGCTCGAGTACCTCGTCTTCGCCGACATGCGCGAGGAGTCGGGGCTCATGCGGCACCGCTTCATCAAGTCGTTCACGTTCAACGGCATCGAGGCGATCGTGCGCATCCCGGTCATCTGGCTGCTCGTCAACGAGGCGCACATCCAGAGCGTGCTCGCGGCGGCCCTCACGCTCATCGCGGCGTTCATCATCCGCTTCGTGTTCCACGCCCTTGTCGTGTACGCGCCGAAGAAGGCTCAGGCCGCGCCCGCCGTGGCCGCGGTGCGCGAACCCCTCGAGGACGAACTCGCGGCCTGA
- a CDS encoding glycoside hydrolase family 2 protein: MYHPLDEGWSLTLLRGDRPDAYAALDDGIPATVPGVAHTDLLAAGLMADPFPGAQEAELAWIGESDWRYRSTFSWHPTLDDARVDLVADGLDTVATVRINDVVVLETVNQHRSYRADLAAVLREGENTLEVDFRSPVRYAREREAVLGERPHSYAHPFNTIRKSACNFGWDWGPDFATAGIWRPLGLQEWAHVRIAAVRPVVDVVDGIPHLTANVDLEWQGDDEEPVTVEIEVAGASARVEARPGQPVVIDLDVPDAEPWWPRGYGEARLYDLAVRVGDGVDEATRWSRAIGFRRVEVDIAPDEQGSPFSVRINGRDVYVHGANWIPDDVFVTRITPESLAASIADATDAGLNLLRVWGGGLYESDDFYDICDREGVLVWQDFLLACAAYSEDAELWDEFEAEAREAVTRLTSHPSLVIWNGGNENIWGYVDWKWRTRLNGRTWGEGYYRDLFPRIVAELAPTTFYSDGSPFSFSSYVHPNDDAHGTMHIWDVWNTRDYDGYRAYHPRFVSEFGFQGPPAFSTLESVVRDEPRSPFGREMLAHQKANEGNDKLERGLGAHLPAPDDYADWHWTMQLNQARAVSFGIEWFRSLFPLNRGWIVWQLNDCWPVVSWAAVDSHRHRKPLWYELRRVSAPRLLTIQPALDGDGLRVTLHNDSDEAITGRVELRREDLDGTVLASLTLDLEVAARSAWTAPIDASLAAAGDPSREVLVAESSSGERGLHYFVEDTALALVDATAVDARAVADGYEVTLTAQTLVKDATLLVDLVDPAARVDSGMVTLTAGERHVFRVSGPAGIDPAAFTRAGVLRSANDLVARALAR, translated from the coding sequence ATGTACCACCCCCTCGACGAAGGCTGGAGCCTGACCCTCCTCCGCGGAGACCGCCCGGACGCCTATGCGGCCCTCGACGACGGCATCCCGGCGACCGTTCCCGGGGTCGCGCACACCGACCTCCTCGCCGCCGGCCTGATGGCCGATCCCTTCCCGGGCGCGCAGGAGGCCGAACTCGCGTGGATCGGAGAATCGGACTGGCGTTACCGATCGACGTTCTCGTGGCACCCCACCCTCGATGACGCGCGCGTCGACCTCGTCGCGGACGGACTCGACACCGTCGCGACCGTCCGCATCAACGACGTGGTCGTGCTCGAAACGGTGAATCAGCACCGCAGCTACCGTGCCGACCTCGCCGCGGTGCTGCGCGAGGGCGAGAACACCCTCGAGGTCGACTTCCGCTCTCCCGTGCGTTACGCCCGCGAGCGGGAAGCTGTCCTCGGCGAGCGCCCCCACTCGTACGCGCACCCGTTCAACACCATCCGCAAGAGCGCCTGCAACTTCGGCTGGGACTGGGGTCCCGACTTCGCCACCGCCGGCATCTGGCGCCCCCTGGGCCTGCAGGAATGGGCGCACGTGCGCATCGCGGCGGTGCGCCCGGTGGTCGATGTCGTCGACGGCATCCCGCATCTCACCGCGAATGTCGACCTCGAGTGGCAGGGCGACGACGAGGAGCCGGTCACGGTCGAGATCGAGGTCGCGGGAGCCTCCGCGCGAGTCGAGGCGCGGCCCGGTCAGCCCGTCGTGATCGACCTCGATGTCCCGGATGCCGAGCCCTGGTGGCCGCGCGGCTACGGCGAGGCGAGGCTCTACGACCTCGCCGTGCGGGTGGGCGACGGTGTCGACGAGGCGACCCGGTGGTCTCGAGCGATCGGATTCCGCCGCGTCGAGGTCGACATCGCGCCCGACGAGCAGGGCAGCCCCTTCTCGGTGCGCATCAACGGCCGGGACGTCTACGTGCACGGGGCCAACTGGATTCCCGACGACGTCTTCGTCACCCGCATCACGCCCGAGAGCCTCGCGGCCTCGATCGCGGATGCCACGGACGCGGGCCTCAACCTGCTGCGCGTGTGGGGCGGCGGCCTCTATGAGAGCGACGACTTCTACGACATCTGCGACCGCGAGGGCGTCCTCGTCTGGCAGGACTTCCTGCTCGCGTGCGCCGCGTACTCCGAGGATGCCGAGCTGTGGGACGAGTTCGAGGCGGAGGCGCGCGAGGCCGTCACGCGTCTGACGAGCCACCCGAGCCTCGTGATCTGGAACGGTGGCAACGAGAACATCTGGGGCTACGTCGACTGGAAATGGCGCACTCGTTTGAACGGGCGCACGTGGGGCGAGGGCTACTATCGCGACCTCTTCCCCCGCATCGTCGCCGAGCTCGCACCGACGACCTTCTACTCGGACGGGAGCCCCTTCTCGTTCAGCTCGTACGTCCACCCCAACGACGACGCCCACGGAACGATGCACATCTGGGACGTCTGGAACACGCGCGACTACGACGGCTACCGCGCCTACCACCCCCGGTTCGTCTCGGAGTTCGGATTCCAGGGCCCACCCGCGTTCTCAACGCTCGAGAGCGTCGTGCGCGACGAGCCCCGCAGCCCCTTCGGACGCGAGATGCTCGCGCACCAGAAGGCGAACGAGGGCAACGACAAGCTCGAGCGGGGCCTGGGTGCGCACCTGCCGGCGCCCGACGACTACGCCGACTGGCACTGGACGATGCAGTTGAACCAGGCGCGGGCGGTCTCGTTCGGCATCGAGTGGTTCCGCTCACTGTTCCCCCTGAACCGCGGGTGGATCGTGTGGCAGCTCAACGACTGCTGGCCGGTCGTGTCGTGGGCCGCGGTCGACAGCCACCGTCACCGCAAGCCCCTCTGGTACGAGCTGCGACGCGTCTCCGCGCCGCGACTGCTGACGATCCAGCCCGCGCTCGACGGAGACGGCCTGCGCGTCACCCTTCACAACGACAGCGACGAGGCGATCACCGGCCGTGTCGAGCTGCGCCGCGAGGACCTCGACGGCACCGTCCTGGCATCCCTCACTCTCGATCTCGAGGTGGCGGCGCGCTCGGCCTGGACAGCACCGATCGATGCGTCGCTGGCCGCAGCCGGCGACCCGTCGCGCGAAGTGCTCGTCGCCGAGTCGTCCTCGGGGGAGCGCGGTCTGCACTACTTCGTGGAGGACACCGCCCTCGCCCTCGTCGACGCGACGGCGGTGGACGCGCGCGCCGTCGCGGACGGCTACGAGGTCACGCTGACCGCGCAGACTCTGGTGAAGGATGCCACGCTCCTCGTGGACCTCGTGGACCCCGCCGCTCGCGTGGATTCGGGCATGGTGACCCTGACCGCCGGAGAACGACACGTCTTCCGGGTGAGCGGCCCCGCGGGGATCGACCCCGCGGCCTTCACGCGAGCCGGTGTCCTGCGCTCCGCGAACGACCTGGTCGCCCGCGCGCTCGCGAGATAG